The DNA segment aaagaaatgcttttcgaacgttaggtgaaatttacaggtaaccttttctgaaaagtgcctttccgtacaaaattacgatatataggttaatgtcatcattgtttacattttgggaggatgaagtaattcaaggaaagacatacgttcagccaccgaacatcagccttcaaaatttcatagcctacttgacgacgaatttttttgaacgcacgttataaaaaaagccaatttcatgctgacattgctcagttcAGGCAAAGAGAATTGGTACTTTTTGGTTCATGTCTCAATGTCTATCATAGACCTaacaatattttattaggtctatgatgtCTATGGATGAAGCTAACAAAAGAGAGGTTAACTCCCAAAGATTatagcatagacatagagacatgtctatatgtctatggattATAGCCTAACTaactaacctaactctataatctttggttagcTCCGATAACAGGCAGGGGTGGGTAGTACCAATTCAACAAATCGATAGCGAAAGGCGAAAGCCGAAAAGTACGGTTTATGGTCTAATGTATTTatggaattcattttattatgtttttttttggcaAATCCAGCCGAAAAGGATCTCTTCCCCTGCCAGTTCCTCATTTAATTACATTTTgaagattcgaaaaaaaaaattgaatgtcgTTAGACATTATCAACCCGTGGTACCATCGAATGATTGATTTTTAATCTAGATTTGAGTGATCATTTGTGCTTACACTGAATGGAATCAACAAATAATCtgcctatactccattcacttttattttagcactcggatGACCATAGAAATTAGACACATtttactctgtatagtacgaaaatgtggggttatgaagcttgtcaaaacatttttgggttttaaatcaacgctatgttacctgttctacgtaaaggtttctgttattaagtattttatcacaatgtcgaatctcttcggaaaatatgtgacgaacataattgaagtttacacAAACTGATTAGACCTTGTGAGCGGCGGCTAAACCGATAAAAACGGTCGTGTCACGTAAGCGATAATTAGTGCGATAAAGTGGAAAAAATTGGATcgaatttgtgaaaaactgTGAGATAAGGTTTTTGAGCATTGAAGTGTGCCTAGGATCGGTGATAGAAGTGGTTGAAATTGAATTTGCAAAGGAAGTTTTACGGAATAAAAGATTAAGGTTAAAGATAAAATCGGACAATAACAaaagaatatacatataaattctgtaactggcgAGCTAGCGAGGGAGCGGGTCGGTTCCTGAATCAAGTAGGGGCCCGGCGCAACTGTTCTGTCGACGCACGGCGGTTACGGAGTGGGAAATTCCTGAGAAACTCGAAGAGAGTGCAGTAACTGGAGATCTCAAATGAAAAAGACCGAGCACAAAAGGAATAGAAGCGAGGAAGAGGAAGAAGATATTTtagtggaaaataaaaaagtactgCGATCGCCGACTGTTAAGAACAGGGGAAAAGAGATGGACATCGAAAATTTAGAAAGAATGTTCCAGAGGATGATGGAAGAGATGAAGTTGGAGATCAGAAGGAATACTGAGGAAGTGAAGTTGgaaatgaagaatttgaaagaaGAGATGAAGAAGAGAGAAAAGAAGTGGGAGGACGAGAGGAAGGAGTTGGAGGGAAGAATAAAAGTTTTGGAGGAGAAAGCGGATCGAGAAGAGAAAATGAAGAGGAAAAATAACATAGTAGTGAAAAATTTGAAGGTTTATGATgggaaagaaaaagaagaagttaAAAAACTGGTTGATGAAGAGTTGAATTTGAAAGTGGACATAACTAAGGCGTATAAAATAAATCGAGGAACGAAAGTAGAGATGATAGTCGCTGAAATTGCAAGCTGGGATCAGAAACAGAATATAATGAAGGCAAAACAGAGATTGAAGGGGAAAGATATTTACATAGATAATGATCTGACTCTAAAGGAAAGACAAGTTCAAAAACAGATTCTTGAAATAAGCAGAGTTGAAAAAAGCAAGGAGAAGAAAGTGAGGGTAGGATATAGGAAAATATTTATAGATGGAAAGCTTTTTGTATGGGATGATGACGAACAAGGGGTGAAGGAGAAAGAGTATGCGAACATAAATAAAGAGGCTCACTCGTCAAAAAACTAGTGAAAAAAGGAGGATGTAGGACCATGGCAACGACCCAGCAGGAAAAGGAATCTGAATTTGGAGAAAAACTTTGCACTACACAGGGAAAATTTAGAGGAAGAGATGGAAATATAAACTCGTCGAGGAATCAGCAGAAAATAACAGcaaaaatggagaaaaatgtgaaaaaggAAATATACAAGATTGGGACATGGAATGTGAGGGGAATTTCGGGAAAGGAGATGGAGCTTTGCGGTGAATTCGAGAATTCTATGTTGGATATGTTGGTGATAACTGAAACTAAAAAGAAGGGAAATGGAAAGATGGCAATAGATGATAGGTATACATTGGTATGGAGTGGTGTACATCAGGATGAAAGAGCTAGAGGCGGAGTAGGGTTCTTGATGAAAAGCGAGGTGGAAGAAAAGTACCTGAATAAATGGGAAGCAATTAATGAAAGAATAATGGTAGTTGAAATGAGTTATGGGGGGGTGGTGGAGACGATCATAGGTGTTTATGGACCAAATGAAGACGATAAAAAGGAGGAAAAGGATCATTTCTGGAATGAATTAACTTTGGTAGTGGAGGAGGCTAGAGGAACGATCTATATTGCTGGTGACTTCAATGGCAGGGTGGGAAAAAGAAGTAACCACCAAACAAGATGTATCGGGGAACACGGGGAAGATGTGTTAAATAGTAATGGAAAGCGATTGTTGGAATTTTGCGAGATACACGGATTCATCATAGGGAATACTTTCTTCGAACATAAGGACATACACAAGTACACAAGAGAGGTTAAGTCAAGAGGGGAAAGATCAATAATAGATTACATACTGATAGAGGAGACAAACCGAAGTCAATTAAAAGATGTGAGAGTATACAGGGGGTTCGAAATATCGAGTGATCACTATCTGTTGGTTGCAAAGAGTAAAAAGgtgaatggaaaattttcggaaATGGGATCGAAGAAGGGGAGAAAGGAAGAGACAATAAAGTACTACAAACTGAGAGAGAAGGAAGTTGCTGATCAATTCAGATATGAAGTGGATAAGAAACTGCTTGAAGAACTAACTGAAGATGCATACGACGACAGAAGCTTGGAAGAATTATGGCAAGCATTCAAGGAAGCGCTCATACAGTCCGCTATTAAAGTGTGTGGTACTAGGAAAATTGCGAGGTATAAGAGACAAACGAATTGGTGGTCTGAAAGTATCAGGATGGAagtaaagaaaaagaaaaagatcTGGAAAACCTGTCTGCAAGGGAGAAATGCAACAATAATGGAGGAATATAGAGCACAGAGGAAGAAAGTGAAAGAGCTGATACAAGAGGCGAAGCGAAAGAGCTGGGAAGAATTTGGCAATAGATTGGAGCTGGATAGCAGGAAGAACCAAAAATTATTCTATGCTGCAATGAAGAGCATGAAAGGAGGAAAAGCGACAGAGTTAACTTTTAATATCAAGGATGAGAAGGGAAATATAATAAGGGATGAAGAAAAAGTTCTACAGAGATGGAAGGAATATTTCGAGGATTTACTGGGAGTGGAAGAAGAAACAGATGATACATTGGTGAACGAGGGAGACATTCAAGAGGAAGAAGAGGCagaaatagagaaagaagaaTTGATACAGGCACTGAAGAGTATGAAATTGGGTAAATCACCAGGGAGAGATAGAATAAGTGTGGAAATGTTGAGGAGTATGGGTGATAGAGGATTTGAAGTACTTTGGAGGATTATTCGAAGAGTTTGGCAGTCTGAGGAAATACCAAAGGAATGGGAAGTAGGGTTACTGGTACCAATATACAAGGGCGGAGACAACAAAGAGTGCAAAAACTACAGGGGAATCACGTTGCTCAGCACAGTAAGGAAGATTTATGAAAAGATATTAGAGAACAGAATTAGAAAGAAGATAGAGAGCAAGTTGTTGAAATCTCAAAGTGGATTTAGGAAGAATCACAGCGTACAAGACcatattttcagtttgaaaGAATTGATGAGGCGGACTTTGGGAACAGATGAGGTTCTCTACCTGGCTTTTGTAGATATAGAGAAAGCTTTTGACAGGGTGATACGGGAGACAGTGTGGCATGCGTTAAGAAGGAGAGGAGTCAGTGAAAAGATGATCAGCTTGATAAAGAAGTTGTACGAAAATACCGTGAACCAGATTATACTGAAGGGAAGAATTTCAGAGAGTTTCACGACGATAAGAGGACTGAGGCAGGGAGGAGGATTGAGCCCACTATTGTTCATAACCCTTATGGACGATATAATAGAGAAAAGCAGACAAAAAACTAAAAAGGTTACAGTAGGTTTTCATAGAATGGAAAGGGTATGTGTTTCGGAGCTAGTGTTTGCAGATGATGTAGTAATATTGGCTAAAAGTGAAGAAGAATTACAACAGAACTTGAATATCTGGGATGAGGTTATATCGGAGTATGGAATGAAGATGAATAGAGGGAAAACAAAGGTGATGGCGGTGGCAAGACAGGAAAGAAGAATGGAAGTGTATTTGGGAGGACAAAAAATCGAACAGGTAGACAGATATAAATATCTTGGAGTTATTTTCGAACAACACGGGGGACGGGTCAATGAAATCGACAATAGAATAATAAAGACAAACAAACTATACCACGCCATGAGGTCAGGCATTATAAATAAGAGAGAAGTATCAAAGTCAACAAAGCTCAAAGTGTATAAATCGATCTACAGACCAACTTTGACTTATGGATGTGAAACATGGAACCTGAACTTGAGAGAAAAGTCAAGATTGCAGGCTATGGAAATGAAATACTTAAGGAGAGTAATGGGAGTGACTAGAAGAGACAGGATAAGGAATGAATCAATTAGAGAGGATTTGCAAGTGGAATCTTTAGAAGAATTTATTGAGAGGAGACAACTGGAATGGTGGGGACACTTGAATAGAATGGAGGAGGATACAATGACGAGGAGAATTTGGGATGCCAAAGATGTCAGAAAGAGGAGACGGGGAAGACCAGAGAGAAGTTGGGGACAAGTCATTGCGGAGATATTGAATAAGAGGGGAACGAATATTCCGGAAGCTAGACGCATATCATTGGATAGAAAGAAATGGAGGGAATATATTCAGATGTAGAGGCCACACAACACCCTTACACCCAATGGGTAAAAAGGGTCAAAatgactatatatatatatacaaactgattaaaggcaaaccaaatccagttatttgcatggaaaatacaagagatcagtataatatcataatatgcactagcttgaggagagttaatgttcgttatcttctttggctaaagtttgaatacataacatagttgtagatttcaaaaatattaactccaagatgaaatgcatatgatgcagtggttgggaatggggaattaacagataattacaagaatgtcaaattcttcaacaaaaatcattttgcatcaatataagtaaaaggaattaaaggaagtttcaagtcaagatgaacttcacctctgaacaaaaatttcacatgaataaacaattaacaggacaagtgacgcgtatttgtggctgttcatcttaatacattgatataataataataattggttattta comes from the Coccinella septempunctata chromosome 2, icCocSept1.1, whole genome shotgun sequence genome and includes:
- the LOC123308813 gene encoding uncharacterized protein KIAA2012-like, which encodes MKKTEHKRNRSEEEEEDILVENKKVLRSPTVKNRGKEMDIENLERMFQRMMEEMKLEIRRNTEEVKLEMKNLKEEMKKREKKWEDERKELEGRIKVLEEKADREEKMKRKNNIVVKNLKVYDGKEKEEVKKLVDEELNLKVDITKAYKINRGTKVEMIVAEIASWDQKQNIMKAKQRLKGKDIYIDNDLTLKERQVQKQILEISRVEKSKEKKVRVGYRKIFIDGKLFVWDDDEQGVKEKEYANINKEAHSSKN